In Melitaea cinxia chromosome Z, ilMelCinx1.1, whole genome shotgun sequence, a single window of DNA contains:
- the LOC123669060 gene encoding heparanase-like yields MLSNKRLVFTCALIFSSNMALLGLFVKYNIGEKCYITVDEHQDFHPVIPDDFLSIGIDTSEVQNYDSIDFTKTRFRELAAALSPARLRLGGTMSDRLIFSVEDIPSASCDHCPSAPGAESTCTAIQTFCKHKFLPFFILSGKKWTEINEFCLATNIKLLFSLNVLIRDDHEWKPQNAIEILEYSKQKNFDVDWQLGNEPNSFRHVFNVTISPQTLAHDFKKLRKLLNHHGYKKSLLVGPDTTRPQEHQPNCLQYMIEFLGNGSHFINARAWHQYYLNSRTATLEDFWNPDTFDLLKKQIETMQNHTKKYHNIPMWLSETSSSYGGGAPGLSNSYAGTPLWLDKLGLSAKYNITTVIRQSFFGGNYSLIDEKLEPLPDWWVSVLYKRLVGNKVLRVNCKCSRFQRIYAHCTNRKYTNDTTAITVYAINLQMDKARFLLNGTALHGANLNIDEYIINAPSNNRRTKTVLLNGWPLYYETSFPDMQPNHIKYGNHISMPPYSIGFWVIKNTSIQNCK; encoded by the coding sequence ATGTTGTCGAACAAGCGGTTAGTTTTCACATGTGCCCTAATTTTTAGCAGTAATATGGCCCTACTAGGGTTGttcgtaaaatataatatcggGGAAAAGTGTTACATTACAGTCGACGAGCACCAAGACTTTCATCCTGTTATACCTGATGATTTTTTAAGTATTGGCATCGATACATCCGAAGTACAGAACTATGATTCTATTGATTTTACTAAGACGCGGTTCAGAGAGCTAGCCGCAGCTCTGTCTCCAGCGAGACTGCGCCTCGGCGGCACAATGTCCGATCGGTTGATTTTCAGTGTTGAAGACATCCCTTCGGCGTCGTGTGATCACTGTCCATCGGCACCTGGCGCAGAATCAACTTGTACTGCAATTCAAACATTTTGTAAGCATAAATTTCTTCCATTTTTCATTTTGAGCGGCAAGAAGTGGAcagaaataaatgaattttgttTAGCCACTAACATTAAGTTACTTTTTTCTCTCAACGTATTAATCCGCGACGATCACGAATGGAAGCCTCAAAACGCTatagaaattttagaatattcaAAGCAGAAGAATTTTGATGTGGACTGGCAACTTGGTAATGAACCTAACTCATTCCGTCacgtttttaatgtaactattaGCCCTCAGACTCTGGCTCATGATTTCAAAAAGCTTAGAAAGCTTCTAAACCATCATGGATACAAAAAATCTTTGTTAGTGGGTCCGGATACCACTAGACCACAAGAACACCAACCAAATTGTCTTCAGTACATGATAGAATTCCTAGGTAACGGCTCTCACTTTATAAACGCTAGAGCCTGGCatcagtattatttaaacaGCCGAACTGCAACGTTGGAAGACTTTTGGAATCCAGATACATTTGACTTACTGAAGAAACAAATTGAAACAATGCAAAATCACACCAAGAAATACCATAACATCCCCATGTGGCTGAGTGAGACGAGCAGTTCTTACGGGGGTGGAGCACCTGGACTTTCAAATTCGTACGCTGGTACTCCACTCTGGCTAGACAAATTGGGTTTGTctgctaaatataatataactactGTCATAAGACAAAGTTTCTTCGGAGGGAATTACAGTCTTATCGACGAGAAGCTTGAACCGTTACCGGACTGGTGGGTGAGCGTTCTGTACAAGAGGCTTGTTGGTAATAAAGTCCTACGCGTGAACTGTAAGTGCTCCCGCTTTCAAAGGATATATGCTCACTGCACTAATAGAAAGTATACAAACGACACAACAGCCATAACAGTTTACGCCATCAACTTACAAATGGATAAAGCGAGGTTCCTTCTAAATGGTACAGCTTTACACGGTGCCAATTTGAATATAGACGAGTATATTATAAATGCTCCATCTAACAACAGAAGAACTAAGACAGTACTCTTGAATGGATGGCCCCTTTATTACGAGACATCATTTCCTGATATGCAGCCAAACCACATTAAATATGGTAATCATATATCCATGCCTCCGTATTCCATTGGTTTTTGGGTAATTAAAAATACCTCTATACAAAattgtaagtaa